One Desulfosporosinus sp. Sb-LF genomic window, TCATCACTAGTGGCCAGACCACGAATAACCTCAACGAGCTTCATTACAGGAACGGGATTCATAAAGTGCATCCCGATCACTCTATCCGGTCGTTTTGTAAAAGCACCGATCTCAGTAATTGGTAACGAAGAAGTATTTGTCGACAGAATCGTATGTTGTGGACATATGACGTCTAATTGTGAGAAAACTTGGGCTTTAATAGCCATATTTTCTACTGCCGCTTCAATAACCAAATCAGCAGATACAGCATCTTGAAGAGAAGTTGATTTAGTAATTCGCCCTAAGATAGCCCCTTTTTCACTTGCTTCAAGCTTCCCTTTTTCGACACTACGACTGAGATTCTTTTCAATAATTCCGAGGCCACGAGATACAAATTCCTCTTTTATGTCATTTAAAATGACAGAGTAGCCCGCTTGGGCAGCAACCTGGGCGATTCCGCCACCCATCTGTCCAGCTCCAATGACCATGATTGTCTTCACGCTTACTCCTCCTTATTTTTATGGAATTACAACCCCGTTTTCGGAATTTGTAATCTATTGACTATTATCTTGCAATTCCTGTGCCAGTGATAATTCAGTAGATTCGGAATCTTCCGTTTATCGTCAATACCAGTCGGTACAAGCTTTTTCCATGATTGATCCTGAAAAACATAGATCTATAGGATGTCCACGAAAGTAGACACAATTTTTAGATACGGACCTCTATTTGTCTTACATCCCGAATTAATTTGTGTGTCAACAAATGGACGCATGTATACGTTTGTTGACACACAAATTAATTTTATAAAATACCAATCTTTCCTTAATTTGTATTATACAATAGCTTTGTATATAGATTGTTATAAATGATGCTTTTTAAGTTTCTTATATAAACCTGCCCTAGATAAACCAAGGGTTTTAGCCGCCTCCACTTTATTCCCTTTTGATATATCAAGGGCATATATAAGAGCCTCTTTTTCTACTTCATTAAGAATATGTTCCAATGACCCTGTGGCAAAAGTACGCGTTTCGCTCCCAGACAATATTTGTAAATAGTTTGGTAAGTGTTTTAGCTGAATTTCTGAGCCATCTACCATGTTGAAGGCCCTTTCAATAATATTTTCAAGCTCACGGATGTTACCAGGCCAACAATGTTTCATAAGGACGTTTTTCGTCTCTACGGATACTCCTGTCACATATTGTGCAAACTGAAGATTAAATTTCTTCAAGAATGTTCCAATTAAAGCTTCAATGTCATCCCGCCTTTCTCTTAAAGGCGGGATATTCAAGGTCACTACGTTTAAGCGATAATAAAGGTCCTCACGAAATTGTTTATCGCGAATCATAGCTTCAAGATCACGATTGGTAGCAGCAACGAGTCGTACATCCACTTTACGAGGCTTGCTGCTTCCTAAACGTTCTATTTCCCATTCTTGGATGACACGCAGTAATTTTACTTGCATGGCCATTTCCATATCCCCGATTTCATCAAGAAACAGGGTTCCTCCATCCGCCAACTCGAATTTGCCAATTTGCCCTCCTTTGCGGGCACCAGTAAATGCCCCGTCTTCATACCCGAACAATTCGGACTCAAGTAAGTTTTCAGGTACCGCAGCACAGTTCACTTTAATAAAGGGACCTTGCCAACGAGTACTTTCTGTATGAAGAAGTTGAGCAAATAATTCCTTTCCAGTCCCACTTTCTCCCCTAATGAGAACAGTAGATCCTGACTTAGCAACACGTAGCGTTGTTTGAACTAATGAGTTCATTAAAGGGTTTTTTCCCCTTAAGAGTTCTGATGCCGATATATTCTTCTGTAACATGTTTTTTTTGTAGTAGTCAAGTTCCGAGCGCAACGAATCTACTTTTTTAGCTAATGCATAAAGTTCATTAGGATCCTTGAAAACGACTTTCCCTAAGGCACCCACAATTTGTCCATCTTGAATAATCGGGATTCTGCTTGCGATAATTTCATGTCCATTTAAGTCATGAAGATACCCGTGAACTGAAAGGCCCGTTTCAAGAACATCTGTAAATTTTGGGTTTTCATAGATTTCAGTTATAGGTTTACCGATCAAATCCCCCGGGGATTTGTGAAAGAAATTTGCAAAGGATTGATTGGTCATAGTAACAATTCCTTTTTTATTAACCACAATTAACCCATCATAGGCTGTATTGAGGACAATTTCGAGGATACATTTCAGTTGCTTCGTTTTCTCATGCTCTAAAACAATGCTGTCAAAGAAATTTTGAAGGATGGTAATGTCCTGAAATACGGACACGGCTCCAACTAATTTACCATTTACATAGATTGGTGTTTGACTACTTAATAAAACGCAATTATTAAGCGTCATCTGTTTACTCAATTCTGCAATTCCATTTTCAAAAATTCCGAGTAATTCAGTTTCTGGAAAATGGGTCATTGCAGATTCTCCTATAAGATCCTTAACAGGAATTTTCAATATATTATAAACGGCACGATTAGCGTAAATAATACGACCTTTAGGATCAACTGCAATAATAGCGTTATTAGCATTGTCTAGAATCTCATCAAGGGTGATCGAAATGGTTTGTCCATCCAGTAACATTTGCTAGACCCCCAGCTATTTTTACATTATCCTAAACTGTTCGACTAAAAAGGAAAAATTCCTTCTTGAACTTACGACTTCACGGCTTCTTATTCGACTAGTAAGAATTCTTTTCTCAACGCGTGCTTGGAAACTATATTTATATAAACCGCAAGGACAAGTTAAGGTGCTTCATGAAGGAGTAAAGGCTAGCTACCGCTTAGTTCCACAGATTACTTTAAGAACTTCCTCTTCTCTCACGTACAATGTTATTCAAATGTAGCCAAAGGAACCTGCGCACTCAAGAACTTGAATAATACGAATATTACTTTCCTCATAAAAGAAAGAGTGTGCTATTGCACACTCTTTCTTTTAAAGTTTTTACGAGGTAACGGTTACGGTCTCTGAATATTTCGCTCTTTTTGCGTGTCAAACTCAGTGTAGTGCGGATCTCGAACAGTAACAGGGGATTTAGGTCTCGAAACTTTCTTATGAGCGCCCATATCTAACCTTCCTTTCAAGTCAGAATGTCCAAGCGAACCCGAGAATAGTTTCTCCATAAAGAAATTCAATATGCTATATTTCGATAATGGTGTTCAGTTTCTTAAAAGAAAGGTTAATTTTTTGGATTTCTAGGTCAGATAATGAGCATTGAAGGATATTCACGACTAGGCAACGAATTAGAAATACATGTTGTGCAGACAATTATCTAACAACCATTTAAAAGCAGGAGGATTAACGTGTCAAAAGAGCAACAAATTCGTGAGATTTTAGCACATAAACTATTTTCTGGAAGAATGCCACCTGAATTCGTTGATTTCTGCCTAGCGCATGGCCGAATTCGCCACTATGCTCCCAA contains:
- a CDS encoding 3-hydroxybutyryl-CoA dehydrogenase — translated: MKTIMVIGAGQMGGGIAQVAAQAGYSVILNDIKEEFVSRGLGIIEKNLSRSVEKGKLEASEKGAILGRITKSTSLQDAVSADLVIEAAVENMAIKAQVFSQLDVICPQHTILSTNTSSLPITEIGAFTKRPDRVIGMHFMNPVPVMKLVEVIRGLATSDEVYKTIETLSQKMGKTPVEVNDAPGFVANRVLIPMLNEAVYTLNEGIATVEAIDNVMKLGMNHPMGPLALADLIGLDTVLSIMEVLHEGLGDKYRPCPLLRKYVKAGWLGRKSGRGFYKYEA
- a CDS encoding sigma 54-interacting transcriptional regulator, producing the protein MLLDGQTISITLDEILDNANNAIIAVDPKGRIIYANRAVYNILKIPVKDLIGESAMTHFPETELLGIFENGIAELSKQMTLNNCVLLSSQTPIYVNGKLVGAVSVFQDITILQNFFDSIVLEHEKTKQLKCILEIVLNTAYDGLIVVNKKGIVTMTNQSFANFFHKSPGDLIGKPITEIYENPKFTDVLETGLSVHGYLHDLNGHEIIASRIPIIQDGQIVGALGKVVFKDPNELYALAKKVDSLRSELDYYKKNMLQKNISASELLRGKNPLMNSLVQTTLRVAKSGSTVLIRGESGTGKELFAQLLHTESTRWQGPFIKVNCAAVPENLLESELFGYEDGAFTGARKGGQIGKFELADGGTLFLDEIGDMEMAMQVKLLRVIQEWEIERLGSSKPRKVDVRLVAATNRDLEAMIRDKQFREDLYYRLNVVTLNIPPLRERRDDIEALIGTFLKKFNLQFAQYVTGVSVETKNVLMKHCWPGNIRELENIIERAFNMVDGSEIQLKHLPNYLQILSGSETRTFATGSLEHILNEVEKEALIYALDISKGNKVEAAKTLGLSRAGLYKKLKKHHL